The proteins below are encoded in one region of Silene latifolia isolate original U9 population chromosome 2, ASM4854445v1, whole genome shotgun sequence:
- the LOC141640059 gene encoding uncharacterized protein LOC141640059: MKGADWVTNGSLMPEVTLFLQGINGYRAHTPPVPWYNDVWDSWTITKHCVIGWLIQRKALNTRDKLFQHGISGSNFCLFCELVPETHDHLFSDCIYSKQVIGLIEHWLHMRFQTPPGHCPTVRRKVWRVVKLSCWYVLWMERNTCRIELKLRRPALLVSEIQKTVQLRIQQKMSSII; encoded by the exons ATGAAGGGTGCTGACTG GGTAACCAATGGATCTCTGATGCCAGAGGTTACTCTATTTCTGCAGGGTATCAATGGCTACAGGGCTCACACCCCCCCTGTGCCTTGGTACAACGATGTTTGGGATAGCTGGACAATAACCAAGCATTGTGTTATTGGTTGGCTTATTCAGAGGAAAGCTCTGAATACAAGAGACAAATTATTTCAGCATGGGATTAGTGGCAGCAATTTTTGTTTGTTCTGTGAGCTTGTTCCAGAAACCCATGATCACCTCTTCTCTGATTGTATTTACAGCAAACAGGTGATTGGCTTAATTGAACACTGGTTACATATGAGGTTTCAAACTCCACCTGGTCATTGCCCTACTGTCAGGAGGAAAGTTTGGAGAGTGGTTAAACTTTCCTGTTGGTATGTCCTCTGGATGGAAAGGAATACTTGCAGGATTGAACTGAAGCTTCGAAGACCTGCGTTGCTTGTTTCAGAAATTCAGAAGACAGTTCAGCTAAGAATTCAGCAGAAAATGTCTTCTATTATTTAG